From Microcystis aeruginosa NIES-2549, a single genomic window includes:
- the glmU gene encoding bifunctional UDP-N-acetylglucosamine diphosphorylase/glucosamine-1-phosphate N-acetyltransferase GlmU: MVAVAILAAGKGTRMKSSLPKVLHPLGSRSLVERVLNVSESLHPRRKLVIIGYQGEQVRNTLQHLEDIEFVEQKEQLGTGHAIQQLIPHLEDFQGDLLVLNGDVPLLRPETLQNLLQIHKNHGNAATLLTANLPNPKGYGRVFCDGNNLVKQIVEERDCTDGQRQNHRVNGGIYCFNWSKLAAILPNLTPNNDQGEYYLTDVVNFLDPVMAVDVEDCLEISGINDRKQLAAAYDILQTRVKDDWMAAGVTIIDPDSVTIEDTVTLSADVIIEPQTHLRGETIIASGCRIGPGSLIENSRIGSDVTVLFSVISDSQVDSGCRIGPYAHLRGEAKIGANCRVGNFVEIKKSDIGNKTNIAHLSYLGDATLGEKVNVGAGTITANYDGVKKHKTLIGSGTKTGANSVLVAPLELGKNVTVAAGSTITKNVPDNALVIARQSQRVIENWSN; this comes from the coding sequence ATGGTAGCGGTAGCAATTTTAGCGGCGGGTAAGGGAACCCGAATGAAGTCCAGCCTTCCAAAAGTTTTACATCCCCTCGGCAGTCGATCGCTAGTGGAACGGGTCCTTAATGTCAGCGAATCCTTACATCCCAGGCGAAAACTGGTGATTATCGGTTATCAGGGAGAACAGGTGCGAAATACGCTACAGCATCTTGAGGATATCGAATTTGTCGAACAAAAGGAACAGTTAGGCACTGGCCATGCTATTCAGCAGTTAATCCCCCATTTAGAGGACTTTCAGGGGGATTTGTTGGTCTTAAATGGCGATGTTCCCCTGTTGCGTCCCGAAACCTTGCAAAATCTTCTCCAGATTCATAAAAACCATGGTAACGCTGCCACCCTCTTAACTGCTAACCTCCCTAACCCGAAAGGTTACGGTCGAGTTTTTTGTGATGGCAATAATCTCGTTAAGCAGATTGTGGAAGAAAGAGACTGTACCGATGGCCAAAGACAAAACCACCGGGTTAATGGGGGTATATACTGCTTTAATTGGTCAAAATTAGCGGCGATACTGCCTAATTTAACGCCCAATAACGATCAGGGTGAATATTACCTCACGGATGTGGTCAATTTTCTCGATCCTGTCATGGCTGTGGATGTGGAGGACTGTTTAGAAATTAGCGGCATTAACGATCGCAAACAATTGGCCGCCGCCTATGATATCCTGCAAACTAGAGTCAAAGATGATTGGATGGCCGCCGGAGTCACCATAATTGACCCCGATAGTGTCACCATTGAGGATACTGTCACTCTCAGTGCCGATGTGATTATTGAACCCCAAACCCATCTGCGCGGTGAGACGATAATCGCTTCTGGTTGTCGTATAGGTCCGGGGAGTTTAATCGAAAATAGTCGCATAGGCAGCGATGTGACGGTCTTATTTTCGGTTATTTCTGATAGTCAGGTGGATTCTGGTTGTCGTATTGGTCCCTACGCTCATTTGCGTGGAGAAGCGAAAATTGGGGCTAATTGTCGAGTCGGTAATTTTGTTGAAATTAAAAAAAGTGACATCGGCAATAAAACCAATATTGCCCATTTATCCTATCTGGGAGATGCCACTTTAGGGGAAAAAGTTAACGTGGGTGCGGGAACAATTACTGCTAATTACGATGGGGTGAAAAAACACAAAACTCTGATCGGCAGTGGCACAAAAACTGGGGCAAATAGTGTTCTAGTAGCTCCTCTAGAATTAGGAAAAAATGTCACCGTGGCTGCCGGTTCAACTATCACTAAAAATGTCCCCGATAACGCTTTAGTTATTGCTCGTCAAAGTCAGCGTGTGATCGAAAATTGGTCAAATTAG
- a CDS encoding thioredoxin family protein — translation MARTESTMLDLGTKAPSFALPDVVSGETISLDSFAAKTALLVIFLCEHCPFVKHIQEELTRLGRDYANTNLGILAISSNDVEKYPDDSPENLKKMAITLDFKFNLCYDESQEVAKAYTAACTPDFFLFDSQRILVYRGQLDDSRPSNGVPVTGKDLRAAIDKVLTGQPVPTDQKPSLGCNIKWKPGNEPPYYG, via the coding sequence ATGGCACGCACCGAGTCCACAATGTTAGATCTGGGGACAAAAGCTCCCAGTTTTGCCTTACCCGATGTGGTTTCGGGTGAAACTATTTCTCTGGACAGCTTTGCGGCTAAAACCGCTCTGTTAGTCATCTTCCTCTGTGAACATTGTCCCTTTGTTAAACACATTCAAGAAGAACTTACCCGTCTAGGTCGCGATTATGCTAACACCAATCTGGGCATCCTAGCCATTAGTTCTAATGACGTGGAGAAATATCCCGATGATTCGCCCGAAAATTTGAAAAAAATGGCGATAACTCTTGACTTTAAATTCAATTTATGCTATGACGAAAGCCAAGAAGTGGCGAAAGCTTACACGGCAGCCTGTACTCCCGATTTTTTCCTCTTTGATAGTCAGCGCATCCTAGTGTATCGCGGTCAATTGGATGATAGTCGTCCTAGTAATGGCGTACCGGTGACAGGCAAAGATCTCCGGGCCGCTATTGACAAGGTTTTAACCGGCCAACCGGTGCCGACAGACCAAAAACCCAGTTTAGGCTGTAATATCAAATGGAAACCGGGTAATGAGCCACCCTATTATGGTTAA
- a CDS encoding ABC1 kinase family protein: MLTPFDSPKSLHWQQSLRAPIIRQLEIFSFTMQFLTFLLWDRLTGANGGKKRQRRAKWLVDRLMNLGPTFIKIGQSLSTRADLIPLEYIEQLSKLQDRVPEFNSQEAIRVIETELGQTLDNLFASFTVSPLACASLGQVHRARLLSGEEVVIKVQRPNLERLFNLDFELLHRLTRWLNIFPVVKKYNLEAIYQEFFELLFQEIDYIHEGKNADRFRENFKNYPQVKVPLVYWQYTTRKVLTLEYVPGIKVDDRETLLANGINVDGIIQLGICSYLKQLLQDGFFQSDPHPGNMAVSQEGELIFYDFGTMFELKSVAKDQMIETFFAILRKDTETVLKTLIYMGLIEPVRELQPVRNILEFLLDEFRDKPVDVRAFEQISDQVYLMFKQQPFRLPPQMTFIIKSVTTLDGIARSLDPQYNLLAASQPFVKSLAVSGGTTNTMLTLANQARAFLKQQWQKGNKNERMIRQLEEKIERGNLVFQVKSRENERLLTIIYLGIKVLINVCLLGFSLISAIFLLDTNYSKLAIIPFSLAGLFGLFFLRSSLALLIQEKLDKIVKK, translated from the coding sequence ATGCTTACTCCCTTTGATTCCCCGAAATCTTTACATTGGCAGCAAAGCTTGCGAGCGCCGATTATTCGTCAATTGGAGATATTTAGCTTTACAATGCAGTTTTTGACTTTTTTGCTCTGGGATCGTTTAACGGGGGCTAATGGGGGCAAAAAACGGCAAAGGAGAGCGAAATGGTTAGTAGATCGCCTCATGAATTTGGGACCAACTTTTATTAAAATTGGACAATCTTTATCGACGCGAGCAGATTTAATTCCGCTCGAATATATCGAACAATTAAGCAAATTACAGGATCGAGTTCCCGAATTTAATAGTCAAGAAGCGATCCGAGTTATTGAAACAGAATTAGGACAAACCCTAGATAATTTATTTGCCAGTTTTACCGTATCTCCCCTCGCTTGTGCCAGTTTAGGACAAGTGCATCGAGCGCGTTTATTAAGTGGGGAAGAAGTCGTTATTAAGGTACAAAGACCGAATCTAGAAAGACTATTTAATCTCGATTTTGAATTGTTGCATCGTCTCACCCGTTGGTTAAATATTTTCCCCGTGGTAAAAAAATATAATTTAGAAGCTATCTATCAAGAATTCTTTGAGCTACTCTTTCAAGAAATCGATTATATTCATGAGGGCAAAAATGCTGATCGCTTTCGGGAAAATTTTAAGAATTATCCCCAGGTAAAAGTCCCTTTAGTTTACTGGCAATATACCACCCGCAAGGTATTAACTTTGGAGTATGTGCCGGGGATTAAAGTGGATGATCGAGAGACTTTACTAGCTAATGGTATCAACGTAGATGGGATTATTCAACTGGGGATCTGTTCCTATCTCAAACAACTATTACAGGATGGTTTTTTCCAATCGGATCCCCATCCGGGTAATATGGCAGTTAGTCAGGAAGGGGAGTTAATTTTCTACGATTTCGGCACGATGTTCGAGTTAAAGTCAGTCGCTAAAGATCAAATGATCGAAACCTTTTTCGCTATCTTGAGAAAGGATACGGAAACAGTCTTAAAAACCTTGATCTATATGGGGTTAATTGAACCCGTTAGAGAGCTGCAACCTGTGCGAAATATCCTGGAGTTTCTCCTAGATGAATTTCGCGATAAACCAGTAGATGTGAGGGCCTTTGAACAAATTAGCGATCAAGTGTATTTAATGTTTAAACAGCAACCTTTTCGCTTACCTCCCCAAATGACTTTTATTATTAAATCTGTCACCACTTTGGATGGGATTGCCCGCTCTTTAGATCCCCAGTATAATTTATTAGCGGCTAGTCAACCTTTTGTGAAAAGTCTAGCGGTATCGGGAGGAACTACCAACACTATGCTTACCCTAGCTAATCAAGCTCGCGCTTTTCTTAAACAACAATGGCAAAAAGGTAATAAAAACGAGAGAATGATCCGTCAATTAGAGGAAAAGATTGAGCGAGGAAATTTAGTTTTTCAAGTTAAGTCACGCGAAAATGAACGACTTCTGACAATAATTTATCTGGGAATTAAAGTATTAATTAATGTCTGTTTGTTGGGATTTAGTCTTATCTCAGCCATATTTTTACTAGACACTAACTATAGTAAACTAGCCATTATTCCCTTTAGTTTAGCGGGGTTATTTGGTTTATTTTTTCTGCGTTCTTCCCTGGCTTTATTGATTCAGGAAAAATTAGATAAAATCGTAAAAAAATAA
- a CDS encoding FGGY-family carbohydrate kinase yields the protein MGLSLGIDFGTSGARAIAIDSSKNIVAEVHYPLTNANFQDWQKALFYLLDNLGDSVRSELKSIAINGTSSTVLLCDNWGNPLSEAILYNDGRGIAFLEAIKAIAPPHHPVISATSSLAKLFWWSQQEIFSQARYFLSQADWLAFLLHGKLGISDYHNALKLGYDLENLCYPHWLENLPMFNLLPQIFAPGTAIDTIKLDLVTRFAIPKDCLIYTGTTDSIAAFLASGANSLGAAVTSLGSTLVLKLLSSQRVDDSNYGIYSHRLGNLWLTGGASNTGGAVLKKFFSDQELRNYSLAIDGEKESNLDYYPLLKAGERFPINDPFLPAKLTPRPDNPLEFLHGLLESIARIEALGYQRLQELGANKLERVYSAGGGAKNPTWRIIRQRHLGVPVLLSQQEQAAYGTALLAQQSVTLLK from the coding sequence ATGGGTTTATCTTTAGGTATTGATTTTGGCACATCGGGAGCGCGAGCGATTGCTATTGATTCTAGCAAAAATATCGTCGCTGAGGTTCATTATCCTTTAACTAATGCCAATTTTCAGGATTGGCAAAAGGCCCTATTTTATTTATTGGATAATCTAGGGGATTCGGTGCGTTCAGAACTTAAATCGATCGCGATTAATGGTACTTCCTCGACGGTGTTATTATGTGATAATTGGGGTAATCCTCTTTCTGAGGCCATATTATACAATGACGGGCGAGGAATTGCCTTTTTAGAAGCAATTAAAGCTATAGCACCCCCTCACCATCCCGTGATTAGTGCTACCTCCAGTTTAGCTAAATTATTTTGGTGGAGTCAGCAAGAAATTTTTTCCCAAGCGCGTTATTTTCTCTCGCAAGCGGATTGGTTAGCATTTCTGTTGCACGGTAAACTGGGAATTAGTGATTATCACAATGCCTTAAAGTTAGGTTATGATCTCGAAAATCTCTGTTATCCCCATTGGTTAGAGAATTTACCGATGTTTAATTTATTACCGCAAATTTTTGCTCCGGGTACAGCGATAGATACTATTAAACTAGATTTAGTGACTCGTTTTGCTATCCCGAAAGATTGTTTAATTTATACGGGAACCACCGACAGTATAGCGGCATTTTTAGCCAGTGGTGCTAATTCTTTAGGGGCTGCAGTGACATCTTTAGGTTCAACTTTAGTTTTAAAATTATTAAGTAGCCAGAGAGTTGATGATAGTAACTATGGCATCTATAGTCATCGCTTAGGAAATTTGTGGTTAACCGGTGGGGCATCGAATACGGGAGGAGCGGTGTTAAAGAAGTTTTTTTCTGATCAAGAATTGAGAAATTATAGTTTAGCAATAGATGGAGAAAAAGAAAGTAATTTAGATTATTATCCCCTCCTAAAAGCGGGCGAGCGCTTTCCCATTAATGATCCTTTTTTACCCGCAAAACTGACTCCCCGACCCGATAATCCTCTAGAATTTTTACATGGTTTACTAGAAAGTATTGCCCGCATTGAAGCTTTAGGTTATCAGCGTTTACAGGAATTGGGGGCCAATAAATTAGAGCGAGTTTATAGTGCCGGTGGTGGGGCAAAAAATCCGACTTGGAGAATAATTCGTCAGCGTCATTTAGGGGTTCCCGTGCTGTTATCTCAACAGGAGCAAGCTGCCTACGGTACTGCCTTATTAGCACAGCAATCGGTTACGCTCTTGAAATAG
- a CDS encoding DUF561 domain-containing protein, with amino-acid sequence MINFALQQAFARRHALKVISGLNNFDRSQVLSVVKAATAGGATFVDIAANADLIRAVKALTNLPVCVSAVEPELLVMAVDAGADLIEIGNFDSFYAQGRIFEAAEVLALTRQTRDLLPEITLSVTVPHLLPLDQQVRLAEALVSQGADIIQTEGGTSSQPRHAGILGLIEKAAPTLAAAHAISHAVKVPVLCASGLSSVTAPMAIAAGAAGIGVGSAINQLDNEVAMVAAVRGLVESLQAQPVHIAN; translated from the coding sequence ATGATCAATTTTGCCTTACAGCAAGCCTTCGCCCGTCGTCATGCCCTGAAAGTGATCAGTGGGTTAAATAATTTCGATCGCTCGCAGGTTCTCTCAGTAGTTAAAGCCGCTACAGCCGGAGGAGCAACTTTTGTCGATATTGCCGCTAATGCTGACCTAATTCGGGCGGTAAAAGCCTTGACAAATTTGCCCGTCTGTGTATCAGCCGTCGAGCCAGAATTGTTGGTGATGGCAGTGGACGCGGGAGCCGATTTAATTGAGATCGGTAATTTCGATAGTTTTTATGCCCAAGGACGCATTTTTGAGGCGGCGGAAGTTTTAGCCCTCACCCGTCAAACTCGCGACCTACTGCCCGAAATTACCCTGTCTGTGACAGTTCCCCATCTCCTACCCCTCGATCAACAGGTAAGACTAGCAGAAGCTCTAGTTAGTCAGGGTGCCGATATTATTCAAACCGAAGGCGGCACTAGCAGTCAACCCCGTCACGCCGGTATTTTGGGACTGATTGAAAAAGCCGCCCCGACTTTAGCGGCAGCCCACGCTATTTCTCATGCGGTTAAAGTTCCCGTCCTCTGCGCTTCCGGTTTATCCAGCGTTACCGCCCCTATGGCGATCGCTGCTGGAGCGGCCGGCATCGGTGTGGGTTCGGCGATCAATCAATTGGATAATGAAGTGGCCATGGTGGCAGCCGTGCGCGGTTTAGTCGAATCTCTGCAAGCACAACCGGTCCATATTGCCAACTAG
- a CDS encoding dihydrolipoamide acetyltransferase family protein: MIRDIFMPALSSTMTEGKIVSWVKSPGEKVSKGETVLVVESDKADMDVESFYDGYLAVILVEAGQEAPVGEAIAYIAETEEEIELAKAQGKTAAAAPSKPVETPEIAPPPVSIPVAAVKDNGRLVASPRAKKLAKELKVDMKTLVGSGPHGRITAEDVEKATGKVSTAPAPVITPPQPVSVPVAAPKAPIPTSAPVGRTVPLTTLQKAVAQNMSVSLQVPTFQVGYTITTDPLDQLYQQLKSKGVTMTALLAKAVANTLAKHPIVNASYSDAGIQYHGAINVSVAVAMPGGGLITPVLRSADQMDIYSLSRSWKDLVDRARSKQLQPEEYNSGTFTISNLGMFGVDRFTAILPPNQGAILAVGASRPQIVVNKDGLFGVQKQMTVNLTSDHRVIYGADAASFLQDLAKLIETEVQSLTM; this comes from the coding sequence ATGATTCGAGATATCTTCATGCCCGCGCTCAGTTCCACCATGACCGAAGGAAAAATAGTTTCTTGGGTGAAGTCCCCCGGGGAAAAAGTCAGCAAAGGGGAAACGGTGTTAGTGGTCGAATCCGACAAAGCCGACATGGACGTGGAATCGTTTTATGATGGCTATCTCGCTGTAATTTTAGTCGAAGCTGGCCAGGAAGCACCCGTGGGGGAAGCGATCGCCTATATTGCCGAAACTGAAGAGGAAATTGAACTGGCCAAAGCTCAGGGAAAAACCGCCGCAGCCGCCCCTAGCAAGCCCGTAGAGACCCCAGAAATCGCTCCGCCTCCCGTTTCGATCCCCGTCGCCGCCGTTAAAGATAATGGCCGTTTAGTCGCCTCTCCCAGGGCCAAAAAACTGGCTAAAGAATTAAAGGTAGATATGAAAACCCTAGTGGGTAGCGGCCCCCACGGACGAATTACCGCCGAAGACGTAGAAAAAGCGACAGGAAAAGTCAGCACCGCCCCCGCTCCCGTCATTACTCCCCCGCAACCCGTCAGCGTCCCTGTAGCGGCTCCTAAAGCCCCGATTCCAACCAGCGCCCCAGTCGGACGGACTGTTCCCCTCACCACTCTGCAAAAAGCCGTCGCTCAGAATATGTCGGTTAGCCTACAGGTTCCCACCTTCCAAGTGGGCTACACTATCACCACCGACCCACTGGATCAACTCTATCAACAGCTAAAATCCAAGGGTGTCACCATGACGGCCCTGTTAGCAAAAGCGGTAGCCAACACCCTCGCTAAACATCCGATCGTTAATGCCAGCTATAGCGACGCAGGAATCCAATACCACGGAGCGATTAACGTGTCCGTAGCCGTAGCTATGCCTGGTGGTGGCTTAATTACGCCGGTTTTGCGCTCTGCGGACCAGATGGATATCTATTCCCTCTCCCGCAGTTGGAAGGATTTAGTCGATCGCGCCCGCAGTAAACAACTGCAACCAGAAGAATACAATAGCGGTACTTTTACCATTTCTAATCTGGGAATGTTCGGAGTCGATCGCTTTACCGCTATCTTACCCCCCAACCAAGGCGCGATCCTAGCCGTGGGCGCTTCCCGTCCCCAAATCGTCGTCAATAAAGATGGTTTATTCGGAGTGCAAAAACAGATGACGGTTAATCTCACCAGTGACCACCGAGTCATCTACGGGGCCGATGCGGCCTCCTTCCTGCAAGACTTGGCTAAACTGATCGAAACCGAGGTGCAGTCTTTAACTATGTAA
- a CDS encoding tocopherol cyclase family protein, translating into MSSQPPHSGYHWDGITPRFFEGWYFRVMIPQLADGFAFMYSIQDPRGGQVNSGGAVQILAIESNYLCRTFPDTDKFWASRQELAIIHWGKTKLKTRPCLLSPSDFFESIQEGYQATAHQQQGRIYDPVTGEICQWDYCVETRYTWGDKQRPPQATAGILSYLPIFDPGWQILTAHGLATGMITYRGKNYPFENVPFYSEKNWGYSFPEKWFWINCNAFPENPDLTLTAVGATRKVLSWTESVGIIGIHCQNRFYKFDIWNSQLTWTVQPWGYWEMRATNEDYTIVLIGISDHPPDRVRVPTEKGLCFACQDTLKGKLSIKLADSRGKTIINASSHLAGLEIGGIWPSAWIKQ; encoded by the coding sequence ATGTCTTCACAACCCCCTCATTCTGGCTACCATTGGGATGGTATCACTCCCCGATTCTTTGAAGGTTGGTACTTCCGAGTCATGATTCCGCAATTAGCCGACGGATTCGCCTTTATGTATTCTATTCAAGACCCAAGGGGCGGTCAAGTCAATAGCGGCGGAGCAGTGCAAATTTTAGCCATAGAATCTAATTATCTTTGTCGCACTTTTCCCGATACGGATAAATTTTGGGCAAGTCGTCAGGAATTAGCCATTATCCATTGGGGAAAAACTAAGTTAAAAACCCGTCCCTGTCTGCTTTCCCCGTCAGATTTTTTTGAGTCTATTCAAGAGGGTTATCAAGCAACGGCACACCAGCAGCAAGGACGAATTTATGATCCCGTCACTGGAGAAATCTGTCAATGGGATTATTGCGTTGAAACTAGGTACACTTGGGGAGATAAACAGCGTCCACCCCAAGCAACAGCAGGAATATTATCTTATTTACCGATTTTTGATCCAGGTTGGCAGATTTTAACTGCTCATGGTTTAGCAACGGGAATGATTACCTATCGGGGAAAAAATTACCCATTTGAGAATGTACCTTTTTATAGCGAGAAAAATTGGGGCTATTCTTTCCCCGAAAAGTGGTTTTGGATTAATTGTAATGCTTTCCCTGAAAATCCCGATTTAACCTTAACCGCAGTGGGTGCTACCCGGAAAGTTCTCAGCTGGACGGAATCGGTGGGAATTATCGGTATTCACTGCCAAAATCGCTTTTATAAGTTTGATATCTGGAATTCTCAACTAACTTGGACAGTGCAACCCTGGGGATACTGGGAAATGAGGGCAACCAACGAGGATTATACCATTGTCTTAATCGGGATCAGTGATCATCCTCCCGATCGCGTGCGTGTACCCACGGAAAAAGGTCTCTGTTTTGCTTGTCAAGATACCCTCAAAGGTAAATTATCGATAAAATTGGCTGATAGTCGTGGTAAAACCATTATAAATGCCTCTAGTCATCTAGCTGGCCTCGAAATTGGCGGTATTTGGCCATCAGCTTGGATCAAACAGTGA